The Stenotrophomonas indicatrix DNA segment CAGTCGTTGCCGAGGGTGGGTTTGATGACGGGCAGAACGACCGACTTATCGCCGGCGTTGAGCGTGACCTGATCAAGATCGGACACTGTGTGCGCTCCTTCATGGGAAGGCGCCTGCCCAAGCGCATTGGTCAGGCACGTGAATGACGTCCTCGGCCTGTGCCGGGGATCAGGTCATTATCGCACAGCAGCATTTGCCGGGCGCTAGACAGAAGTCGTAGACGACAGGCAGCCGGCACCCTGCCAGCGAGCGGCCGGGATCGGCAAACGCGTTGTCACAAGGACGCAGTGTTCCGTCCATCCAAACGCCCGTTGGGTAGGCGCCGGACAAAAACAAACGGCCGCGCAGAGCGCGGCCGTCGGTTCGAACCGGGTACGACGTATCAGCGCGCGTAGCGCTTCTGGAACTTGTCGATACGGCCCGAGGTGTCGATGACCTTGTGCTTGCCCGTGTAGAACGGATGCGAAGCCGAGGAAATTTCAACCTTCACCAGCGGGTAGTCGTTGCCGTCTTCCCACTTGATGGTTTCCTTCGTGCTCATGGTCGAGCGGGTCAGGATCTTGAAATCGGAGGTGACGTCATGGAAGACGACGTCGCGGTAGTTCGGATGGATATCGGCCTTCATGGGCTCACACCGTAAATGGGCTGGTGGTCAAGAGCGGCATTATAAGCACTGGTTGCCGCCTGGGGCAACCAGTGCCGGAGACGGATCTCAGTCCGCGCCCAGGGCCTGGCGTACCAGGGCCTCGAAACGCTCCTGGTCGTAGGCCATCAGCAGGTCGCAGTTGTCCGGCTGGCCGCTCTGACGGTTCCAGTCCACGATGGTCGCGCCACGGCTGAACGTTCCGTTCAGTTCCACATTCACCGGTCGCGACTCGACCTGCAGCTGCCCTTCCGGGTTCAACGCCCAGGCCATGGCCAGCGCATCGGCGGTGTACCAGCGCCCGCCCTTGCTGTCTTCAGACAGGCCACGGGTCTTGCGCGAGATCAGCTCGTAGAAGCGCGCACGATCAGAATCGGCGCCCAGCCACTGCTCGGCTTCGGCCAACGGCAGGCCGTGGGCAACGGTGGCTTCCCAGTCCGACACCAGCAGGTGCGGGAACGCGGTGAACACCACATGCGCTGCTTCCGGATCGAAGGCGATGTTGAATTCGGCGGCGGGGGTGATGTTGCCGTGGCAGGTGACTGCGCCGCCCATCACCACGATGCGCTTGATACGCTGGGGCAGCGTCGGGTCGAGCTTCAGCGCCAGCGCCAGGTTGGTCAGCGGGCCGAGCATCACCAGCATCAGTTCGCCGGCATGTTGGTGCGACAAACGCAGGATCGCCAATGCGGCGTGTTCGGCGTCGGCCTGGCGGCTCGGCGGCGGCAGGTCGACGTCGCCGTAGCCATCGCGGCCATGCACGTGGGCGGCGTCAACGGACGGATGCAGCAGCGGATCGGGGCTGCCGGCGAACACCGGCACGTCGGTGCGGCCGACGATGTCGCAGAGCTTGAGGGCGTTGCGGACGGTGTACTGCAGGCCTACGTTGCCGGCGGCGATGGTCAGGGCGACCACGTCATGCCGTTCATCGGCGAAGGCCATCAGCAGGGCCAGTGCGTCGTCGACACCGGGGTCGGTATCGATCAACAGCGGGATCTTCTTGGTCATCGTTGCCGTCTTCAGATCGGCAACGAAGTGTGGACCGGGAAGATGACCGTTGCAAGTATGGGAGTTCGGGTTCGGCAGGGCGGCGCCCTGCACCCTCAGAATCGACGGCAACGGCAACGGCAGAAGCTGGCATTCCGTGGGATGGCGGGGTGGGTCCGGTGGCGGGGGGCGCTGCAAGTACGTCCATGTAAGCTCGGTCGCGCCATCCATGGCGCTCACGCCCCCGCAACCGGACCCACCCCGCCTTCGACAGTTGTCCACTGCTCTTGGTGGGTGTCGACCTTGGTCGACACGGTAGATCCACGCCATGCGTGGATGGACGTCGGCGGGATCGGGAAAGATGACGTAATCGGCGTGCCGGGCGGGGCCACGCTGCAATTGCAGCGTTTTCGACTTTTCCAATGATTCTCATTGAAGCGACGAGGGCTGTCGTGGACATCATGAGGGGCCATCGACAACGGATGGCACGGGCTTGCAATCCCGTTTGACTGCCTTGTTGTTTACGCTTGCCTGCCGGCGTTGCGCGCGTGTTCCTGCGTGGCGTCCGGCAGGCAATCCGTCCGTGCGTTCTATGGCGGGCGGTGCGTGGGGGCTTCGCGCCCGCCGGCGTTCTTGAGGTAGTCACCGGTATTGCAACCACTCACCGCCCGCCACCCTCGCCTTCGAGTGGGTGGCCCCTTGCCTTGCGCACAAGGACTGCCGACATGACCGCATCCCGCTATCCCTTCCTGTTCGCCACTCTGGGCGACGCCGCCACCAGCATCCCCGATGAGCTGGCGCAGGCACTGGAAACCACCCTCGCCGCCCCCGCGACCGGACCGACGGACGACGGCTTCACCCTGCTGGGTTGCCTCAAGCGCATCCGCCAGGGCGAAGGCGCCGATGGTCAGCAGTGGCCGAGCCGGTGGCACACCCCGGGGCAACGCGTGGCGCTGGCCCGTATCGACCGCGCCAATGCAGGGTTGAGCCTGCTGCTGGAAATGCTGCACGCCACTGAGCGCGTGCGCGTGGACGGCGAAGAAGCGCAGCAGATAGGCGATGACATCCGCGAAGGACTGCTGCTGGCCTGCCGTGGTTTGTCCGAATACATGGGTACGCAGTTGCCGGCCGTCTAGCAGATGCCAGTAGATCCACGCCATGCGTGGATAGGCTTTTGTGGAATCGAGCCATGCTCGACTCACGCGCGCAGCGCGAACAGCAGCCGAGCATGGGCTCGGCTCTACCAATCCGCGGCGGACGTCCTGGCCCTTGCGGGGTCAGAGCCCTTTGCTCGGCAAAAGGATCCGACCCCAACCGGTCAGTCAGGCCGAGGCGTACCGCACGGCGGTGCCGATCCAGCGCTGCACCACGCGATCTGCAAGCGCCGGTTGCTGCGCCAGCAGGCGTTCGGCCAGCTCATGCACTCCCGGCAGCAGGCCCGCATCGCGGGCCAGATCGGCGATGCGGAAACCGGCCAGACCTGTCTGGCGGGTGCCCAGCAGTTCGCCGGGACCGCGCAGTTCCAGATCCTTCTCGGCGATGACGAACCCGTCGTTGGTCTCGCGCATGGTCTGCAGGCGTTCGCGCGCCATCTGCGAAAGCGGCGCCTGATACAGCAGCACGCAGCGCGACACCGCTGAACCACGGCCTACGCGGCCACGCAGCTGGTGCAGCTGGGCCAGGCCCAGGCGCTCGGCATTCTCGATCACCATCAGCGAGGCGTTGGGCACGTCCACACCCACTTCAATGACGGTGGTCGCGACCAGCAGGTCGATGTCGCCGGCCTTGAACGCGACCATCGTCGCCAGCTTCTCGGCCGCTTTCAGCCGGCCATGCACCAGCCCCACGCGCACGCCGGGCAGCAGCGCCTGCAGCGATTCGTAGGTGGCCTGCGCGGGCGTGGCATCCAGTTCTTCACTTTCTTCGATGAGCGTGCACACCCAGTACACCTGCCGCCCTTCCTGGCAGGCCAGGGCGATGCGCTCGATCAACTCCGGACGACGATCGTTGTTCAGTGCCACGGTCTGCACCGGCGTACGGCCCGGCGGCAGTTCGTCGATGGCCGATACATCCAGGTCGGCATACTCGGACATCGCCAGCGTGCGCGGAATCGGCGTGGCGGTCATCACCAGCTGGTGTGGCACGTTGTTGCCGCCCTTGCCCTTGTCGCGCAGCGCAAGCCGTTGATGCACGCCGAAGCGGTGCTGCTCATCGACGATGGCCAGGGCCAGATCCTGGAACACCACCGCTTCCTGCATCAGCGCGTGGGTACCGACCACCACCTGCGCCTCGCCATTGGCGACCTGTTCCATCACCTTCGCGCGCGCCTTGCCGGTGACCTTGCCGGCCAGCCAGGCAATGCGTACGCCCAGCGGTTCCAGCCAGCCGCGCAGGTTGTTGAGATGCTGCTCGGCCAGCAGTTCAGTGGGGGCAGCCAGTGCGACCTGCTTGCCCTGCTCCACCGCCAGCATCGCCGCCAACGCGGCAACCACGGTCTTGCCCGAGCCGACATCACCCTGCACCAGCCGCAGCATTGGGCTGGGGCGCGCCAAGTCTTCGCGGATCTGCTTGAACACGCGCGCCTGCGCGCCGGTCAGTGCGAATGGCAGTTGCTTCAACAGCGCCTTGGCCAGCTTGCCGGGGCCGGCCAGCGGCGGCGCGTGATGCGCCTGCAGCGCAATGCGCTGGCGACGCAGGCTGAGGTGGTGCGCCAGCAGTTCTTCCATCGCCAGCCGGCGCTGCGCTGGATGGGTGCCGGCAGCGAGTGCGGCCAGGTCTGCATCCGGCGGCGGCTGATGCACGGTCAGCAGCGCGCTGCGCAGCGATGGCAGGCCGAGGCCATCAAGCCAGCCGGTGGGCAGCAGTTCCAGCGTGCTTTCTTCCGGCAGGCGATCAAGCGCCTGGCCGATCAGCTTGCGCATGGTCATCGGGCCGACGCCTTCGACGGTGGGATACACCGGGTCGAGGCGGTCGCCGAGATCGGGATCGTCATTGCGCCCCAACACCTGGTAACTGGGATGGACGATCTCCAACCCCAGGTGCCCGGGCTTGGGCGTACCGAAGCAGCGCAGGCGATTGCCGACCGCGAACTGACCGACCTGCTGCTGGCGGAAATGGAAGAAGCGCAGCACCAGGGTGCCCTGCCCTTCATCCTCCACTGCCACTTTCAGCATCGGCCGGTAGCGCATGCCGCGTTCGACGGCGACCACCCGCACTTCCACCTGCGCTGGAATGCCGTTGCGCAGGTCTTCGATAAGGGTCAGCCGGGTGCGGTCTTCATAGCGCAGCGGCAGGTGCAGCCACAGATCCTGCAGGGTGGCCAGACCACGCGCCTGCAGCTTGGCGGCCACGGCCGGACCGACGCCGGCGAGCATCGCAAGCGATGCTTCACCGGACGGTGCCAGTGCCGGGGTGACCGCCGCCTTGCGTGCCACGTGGCGGTCAGTCGATGACCATCACCGCGTCGACCTCGAAGTTGGCGCCCTTCGGCAGGCCGGAGACTTCGATGGTGGAACGAGCCGGGAACGGGGCCTGGAAATAGTCCTGCATGACGGCGTTGACCTTGGCGAATTCAGCCAGGTCGGTCAGGTACAGGCCCAGGCGCACGACCTTGTCCAGCGAACCGCCCGCAGCTTCGGCCACGGCCTTGAGGTTGT contains these protein-coding regions:
- a CDS encoding type B 50S ribosomal protein L31 codes for the protein MKADIHPNYRDVVFHDVTSDFKILTRSTMSTKETIKWEDGNDYPLVKVEISSASHPFYTGKHKVIDTSGRIDKFQKRYAR
- a CDS encoding nucleoside hydrolase, encoding MTKKIPLLIDTDPGVDDALALLMAFADERHDVVALTIAAGNVGLQYTVRNALKLCDIVGRTDVPVFAGSPDPLLHPSVDAAHVHGRDGYGDVDLPPPSRQADAEHAALAILRLSHQHAGELMLVMLGPLTNLALALKLDPTLPQRIKRIVVMGGAVTCHGNITPAAEFNIAFDPEAAHVVFTAFPHLLVSDWEATVAHGLPLAEAEQWLGADSDRARFYELISRKTRGLSEDSKGGRWYTADALAMAWALNPEGQLQVESRPVNVELNGTFSRGATIVDWNRQSGQPDNCDLLMAYDQERFEALVRQALGAD
- the recG gene encoding ATP-dependent DNA helicase RecG, which codes for MARKAAVTPALAPSGEASLAMLAGVGPAVAAKLQARGLATLQDLWLHLPLRYEDRTRLTLIEDLRNGIPAQVEVRVVAVERGMRYRPMLKVAVEDEGQGTLVLRFFHFRQQQVGQFAVGNRLRCFGTPKPGHLGLEIVHPSYQVLGRNDDPDLGDRLDPVYPTVEGVGPMTMRKLIGQALDRLPEESTLELLPTGWLDGLGLPSLRSALLTVHQPPPDADLAALAAGTHPAQRRLAMEELLAHHLSLRRQRIALQAHHAPPLAGPGKLAKALLKQLPFALTGAQARVFKQIREDLARPSPMLRLVQGDVGSGKTVVAALAAMLAVEQGKQVALAAPTELLAEQHLNNLRGWLEPLGVRIAWLAGKVTGKARAKVMEQVANGEAQVVVGTHALMQEAVVFQDLALAIVDEQHRFGVHQRLALRDKGKGGNNVPHQLVMTATPIPRTLAMSEYADLDVSAIDELPPGRTPVQTVALNNDRRPELIERIALACQEGRQVYWVCTLIEESEELDATPAQATYESLQALLPGVRVGLVHGRLKAAEKLATMVAFKAGDIDLLVATTVIEVGVDVPNASLMVIENAERLGLAQLHQLRGRVGRGSAVSRCVLLYQAPLSQMARERLQTMRETNDGFVIAEKDLELRGPGELLGTRQTGLAGFRIADLARDAGLLPGVHELAERLLAQQPALADRVVQRWIGTAVRYASA
- a CDS encoding RidA family protein, which translates into the protein MSRQIINTEKAPAAIGPYSQAVRAGNTVYFSGQIPLDPATGDIVGVGDVEAQARRAFDNLKAVAEAAGGSLDKVVRLGLYLTDLAEFAKVNAVMQDYFQAPFPARSTIEVSGLPKGANFEVDAVMVID